Below is a window of Yersinia kristensenii DNA.
CATTGTTGCTTCAACAACTAACACTGCAGAACTTAATCCGCTGATAATACGGTTTCTTCGCGGGAAATGGGCGGCAATAGGTAATGCTGTCGTCAGAAATTCGGAGACTAAAACCCCGCCTTGATACTCAATTTCGCGCGCTAATTGACTGTGACGGCGCGGATATATGTGCTCCAGTCCACTCCCTAATACAGCAATAGTTTTTCCTTTGGCATTCAGGGCCGCCTTGTGGCATATCCCGTCAATCCCTACCGCCAGACCACTGGTAATAACTAATCCTGTTTGAGCCAACTCTGAAGCAAAATATCGGCCCCACTGTTCACCATAATGACTAAAATGGCGGCTACCCACCATGGCGATTTGTGGGCGATAAAGAACATCCAGGTTACCGGAAACAAAAATAACTAAGGGGGCAGCAGAAATATGGGTCAAGCGCGCTGGATAACCCGTTTCGCCGTATGCAAGTAAGTAATGAGAGGGGTGATCCAACCAAGTCAGTGTGGCGTCAATATAATGGGGATCGACCTGAGTAAATTGCTGACATTGCTGTGGATCCAGCCCATAGGCAGCTAACCTCCCGAGGTGAACATCACCGCTGGCCAGTAGTCGCCGAACCAATGCACTGCTTTTTATTGCCCCGAGTCCTTTGACATAGCTCATCCTGAGCCATAATTCTGCCGCTAACATACCGCCTCCCTGGCATTCTTTCTAAACTGACGCCAATTTGTTCAATTGGTAGACGATGCTGTCAATCATGGCCGGAAATGTCTAGAATAGAGACTGAATATCATTCACTACTCGGACGCAGATCTAGATATTTATGTCAGTATTACAAGTATTACATTACCCAGACGAGCGGCTGCGCAAAATTGCAGCGCCAGTAAAAGAAGTCAATGGTGAAATCCAGCGCATCGTGGACGACATGTTCGAAACCATGTACGCAGAGGAAGGTATTGGCCTTGCTGCAACACAAGTGGATGTTCACCTGCAAATTATCGTCATTGATGTCTCGGAAAATCGTGACCAACGTTTGGTGTTGATTAACCCCGAATTGCTGGAAAAAAGCGGTGAAACCGGCATTGAAGAAGGTTGCTTATCCATCCCTGAGCAACGCGCGTTAGTTCCTCGAGCTGAAAAAGTCAAAATCAGAGCACTGGATCGTGACGGTAAGCCGTTCGAGCTAGAAGCTGATGACTTATTGGCAATTTGTATCCAGCATGAAATGGATCACTTGGTGGGCAAACTGTTTGTGGACTATTTATCTCCACTGAAACGTCAGCGTATCCGCCAAAAGCTGGAGAAAATGGCTAAGTTGAACGCCCGCGCCGACTAACCTATTTTAATGCAGGAAACCAATTAATTGCAGGAAACCAATGTGTCTGACTCTTTGCGGATTATTTTTGCCGGAACTCCTGACTTTGCAGCGCGCCATTTAGGCGCGTTGTTGTCTTCTCAACATCAGATTGTAGGTGTTTTCACTCAACCTGACCGTCCGGCGGGACGAGGTAATAAGCTCACCCCAAGCCCGGTGAAGGTATTAGCCGAACAACACAACATTCCCGTTTTTCAGCCAAAATCATTACGGCCGGAAGAAAATCAACACTTAGTTGCCGATCTTAACGCGGATATTATGGTGGTGGTTGCTTATGGCTTGATTCTACCGGCATCCGTTTTGGTCATGCCGCGACTAGGCTGTATTAATGTCCATGGTTCCCTGCTACCGCGTTGGCGCGGCGCTGCACCAATCCAACGTTCACTATGGGCCGGCGATGCAAAAACCGGTGTGACTATCATGCAGATGGATGTCGGGCTAGATACGGGTGATATGTTGCATAAGATTGAGTGTAATATTCAGCCAGAAGACACCAGTGCAACACTGTACGATAAACTGGCACAGCTTGGCCCTCAGGGCTTATTAGTCACACTGCAACAATTGGCCGAAGGCCGTGCACAGCCCGAAGTACAGGATGAAGCGCAAGTTACTTATGCAGAAAAACTCAGCAAAGAGGAAGCCAAACTAGATTGGTCACTTTCTGCTGTTCAGTTAGAGCGTTGTATTCGTGCTTTCAATCCTTGGCCAGTCAGCTATTTCGTTGTGGATGAGCAGCCAATCAAAGTTTGGCAAGCACAAGTGCTCGCAACTGTTGATAATGTCGCACCTGGAACAATCATTCAGGCCGATAAGCATGGCATTCAAATTGCCACCGCTGATGGTGTTTTGAATATCACGCAACTGCAACCGGCTGGAAAGAAAGCTATGTCAGCAGCAGATTTGTTAAATTCACGACGTGAATGGTTTACTCCCGGTAACCAGTTAGCATAAAAGTTCTATTTAATCATATATCCAACGGGTATAGATTTCATCGCCCGATACTTCATCATCGGGCTACTTTCCCTTTATTTGCTGACGTTTGTCGGCTTTTTTGGTTATGAAAAACACATATAATCTCCGCAGCATCGCTGCTAAAGCAATTAGCCAGGTATTGGATCAAGGGCAATCGCTCAGTACCGTTTTACCTAGGCTACATAAAAATATTTCCGACAAAGATCGCGCATTGCTGCAGGAGTTGTGTTTTGGCACTTTGCGTGTTTTACCGCAGCTCGAATGGTGTATTAAGCAATTAATGGCCCGCCCGATGACTGGCAAACAGCGCATTTTTCATTATCTGATTATGGTTGGACTTTATCAGCTGATATACACGCGTATTCCCCCTCATGCAGCGCTGGCAGAAACAGTTGAGGGTGCTACCGCACTGAAACGCCCTCAATTAAAAGGGTTAATCAATGGGGTACTGCGCCAATTCCAACGCCAACAAGTGGAATTATTGGAGCGGGCTGCAAATAACGATAGCCACTATCTGCACCCAAGCTGGCTACTGGCGCGGATTAAACAAGCCTATCCGGATCAATGGCAGCAGATTGTCGATGCAAATAATCAAAAACCGCCAATGTGGCTGCGCGTAAGCCGACTACATAACTCACGCAGTAAATACCTTGAGCTGTTGAAGCAAGCCAATATTGATGCTCTGCCTCATGATTTTTATCCTGATGCAGTTCGTCTTATTACACCTTGTGCCGTCAGTACTCTCCCCGGCTTTGAACTCGGCTGGGTCACAGTGCAAGATGCATCAGCACAAGGCTGTGTTGATCTACTTGATCCCCAAAATGGTGAACAGATCCTCGATTTGTGTGCCGCTCCAGGGGGTAAAACAACTCATATATTGGAAGCTGCTCCGAAGGCCCATGTATTAGCCATCGATATAGATGAACAGCGCCTTAGCCGAGTTAAAGAAAACTTACAACGTCTGAAATTACATGCGGACGTGCGAGTCGGTGATGGCCGAATACCTGATGAATGGTGCGGTGATCAGCAATTCGACCGAATTCTGTTAGATGCCCCTTGCTCAGCAACCGGTGTTATTCGTCGTCACCCAGATATCAAATGGTTGCGCCGAGACAGCGATATTGCCGATCTGGCCCAACTTCAATCTGAGATAATTGAAGCTATCTGGCCTAAACTGAAAAAAGGCGGCGTAATGGTTTATGCTACCTGCTCTATATTGCCAGAAGAGAATCAGCAGCAGATAGCCACTTTTCTGCAACGTCACAGTGAAGCAGAATTGGTCGAAACCGGTACAACTTCAGCTCCCGGTAGACAAAACCTGCCACATCCTGAAGATGGCGATGGTTTTTATTATGCAAAGTTGATCAAAAGATAGTCGTGGCCTTTGCTGCCTCAAACCTAATTTCAGTGTGAAACAGAGAGCGCTATGAAAATAATTATTCTTGGGGCGGGGCAAGTGGGCGGTACCCTGGCTGAAAACTTGGTGGGTGAGAACAATGACATCACAGTGGTTGATGTCGACTCTGGCCGGCTACGCCAGCTACAAGATAAATTTGATCTTCGAGTCGTGCAAGGGCATGGATCGCATCCGCGGATTTTACGGGAAGCGGGTGCAGAAGATGCCGATATGTTGGTGGCAGTGACTAACTCCGATGAAACCAATATGGTCGCCTGCCAAATTGCTTACTCGCTATTTAACACACCAAATCGTATAGCTCGCATTCGTTCAGCTGAGTACATTCGTGAGGCAGATAAACTATTTCTCCCAGAAGCGGTTCCTATTGACCATTTAATATCGCCGGAACAGTTAGTTATAGATTACATCTATAAACTTATCGAATATCCGGGTGCTTTGCAGGTAGTGAATTTTGCTGAAGGTAAAGTCAGTATTGCAGCGGTCA
It encodes the following:
- the rsmB gene encoding 16S rRNA (cytosine(967)-C(5))-methyltransferase RsmB: MKNTYNLRSIAAKAISQVLDQGQSLSTVLPRLHKNISDKDRALLQELCFGTLRVLPQLEWCIKQLMARPMTGKQRIFHYLIMVGLYQLIYTRIPPHAALAETVEGATALKRPQLKGLINGVLRQFQRQQVELLERAANNDSHYLHPSWLLARIKQAYPDQWQQIVDANNQKPPMWLRVSRLHNSRSKYLELLKQANIDALPHDFYPDAVRLITPCAVSTLPGFELGWVTVQDASAQGCVDLLDPQNGEQILDLCAAPGGKTTHILEAAPKAHVLAIDIDEQRLSRVKENLQRLKLHADVRVGDGRIPDEWCGDQQFDRILLDAPCSATGVIRRHPDIKWLRRDSDIADLAQLQSEIIEAIWPKLKKGGVMVYATCSILPEENQQQIATFLQRHSEAELVETGTTSAPGRQNLPHPEDGDGFYYAKLIKR
- the def gene encoding peptide deformylase, producing MSVLQVLHYPDERLRKIAAPVKEVNGEIQRIVDDMFETMYAEEGIGLAATQVDVHLQIIVIDVSENRDQRLVLINPELLEKSGETGIEEGCLSIPEQRALVPRAEKVKIRALDRDGKPFELEADDLLAICIQHEMDHLVGKLFVDYLSPLKRQRIRQKLEKMAKLNARAD
- the fmt gene encoding methionyl-tRNA formyltransferase → MSDSLRIIFAGTPDFAARHLGALLSSQHQIVGVFTQPDRPAGRGNKLTPSPVKVLAEQHNIPVFQPKSLRPEENQHLVADLNADIMVVVAYGLILPASVLVMPRLGCINVHGSLLPRWRGAAPIQRSLWAGDAKTGVTIMQMDVGLDTGDMLHKIECNIQPEDTSATLYDKLAQLGPQGLLVTLQQLAEGRAQPEVQDEAQVTYAEKLSKEEAKLDWSLSAVQLERCIRAFNPWPVSYFVVDEQPIKVWQAQVLATVDNVAPGTIIQADKHGIQIATADGVLNITQLQPAGKKAMSAADLLNSRREWFTPGNQLA
- the dprA gene encoding DNA-protecting protein DprA, with amino-acid sequence MLAAELWLRMSYVKGLGAIKSSALVRRLLASGDVHLGRLAAYGLDPQQCQQFTQVDPHYIDATLTWLDHPSHYLLAYGETGYPARLTHISAAPLVIFVSGNLDVLYRPQIAMVGSRHFSHYGEQWGRYFASELAQTGLVITSGLAVGIDGICHKAALNAKGKTIAVLGSGLEHIYPRRHSQLAREIEYQGGVLVSEFLTTALPIAAHFPRRNRIISGLSSAVLVVEATMKSGSLITARYAMDQGRDVFALPGPLGSATSEGGHWLIQQGAYLAKSAHEVAEQVGGSLQWLSLPDKVIISSSEEQVELPFADVLANVGDEVTPVDVVAERAGQPVPDIVSKLLELELAGWIAAVPGGYVRLRRAGHVRRSNLLI